From the genome of Tachysurus fulvidraco isolate hzauxx_2018 chromosome 14, HZAU_PFXX_2.0, whole genome shotgun sequence:
TAATAAAACAGTTTTCTTTCACTATTTCGACGCTTCGTGAAAAAGAAACAACCACCGTGCTTTAAGAAATTGTCATGCTGTAAAATTGTGACATTCTTGTCTGTACCTTTCCTCCTATACAGATTtagacaggaagtgtgtgtgtgtgtgtccttccaTTTTCCTCCATGTCACAAAAGAGCTGTGTGTCTTCAGCACGAAAGAGCACATTAACATGACCCCTCTGCCCTCCTGAGACTGTGCGGCTGTCACTCATACTAATAAGCCAATGAACCAcatgcacaagtgtgtgtgcgctcacacgaacgtgtacacacacacaattctggaGCATCAggaggtgtgtgagagcaggATCAGGGCAGTGCGAGCTCAGCAGCAGCATttattaacgtgtgtgtgtgtgtgtgtgtgtgtgtgtgtgtgtgtgttgaataacAATAACAGCACTGCACTGTTGCCTTTTCTGCCGCTTTGATAACATTAATGGGAAATTGAGGCTCTCGAGTTAGCAGCTAGAGACTGAAGAGGCTGTTCAACAGCTTGACCACTTAAAGTGAGTTGCACTCAacgttactcacacacactcttacacacacacacacacatttacatgtgAAATACCAACCTGGCTCAGAAGCAAATGTCCAGGGCTTTGGCTAATCCTAGCACactgtttatacactgtttatGGCACAATGTAGCTGACTGAATTAATAGCTATGGTTTAAACGATCTTTAGAGATAATAACCAGTCAGCCATGCAAGGAGACTTTGAGGAGAACAACCTCTTAATcaatacaataaacacactacatacacctTATTACTTATAATCACAATCTCTGGTGTCCCCCAAATAAGGACGGGTTCtgctctggttcctctcgagatTTCTCTCTCATACCATCTacgggagattttccttgccacagttgccgatcattagggataaatacaaacagatttAAGGATGAATAAACAGAGGGAGAAGGGAGAAATGTGCAGgaacagactgcagtgatgaaggtggatgtactgtactgtacctaaGGAGTCCCAGAGCCTTAAGCAAAAGCTTTGGAACAGCAatgaacaatgaaatgaaagagataaagagagcgagacagaatgacagagaaaggcagagagagagggaaagagagacagaatgaaagagagagagagagagagataaaacacaagagacagaatgacagaaaggcagagagagagagagagaaagaatatgagagagagagcaatagagagaataagagggagagagaatgagaaagagagagataaaacatgagagagatggataggCGCAGACTATAATAGagggacagagtgagacagaaagaaagagataaagagggTAAAAATGTGGGGTGTCAGAAAGAGCTGTAAATGAGACGGCTAAAGAAGGGAAAAGATACAGAAAGTAACAAACAAGACTAACAACTAGCGTCATTAGAGCAGCATCACTCATAAATaacagtgtgaaagagagaagcagaaagaaagaatgggTTTAAGGAGAAAGAGTGTAAGAGAGCAGGATGAGACGGTGAAGGATAACAAGTCTGAGTGACAGTAGGGGGTGGTGGAGGACATAATGAGCAGCTGCTACACTGGACTTTGTGATTATACACATCGTGTGAAATCTGACTGCAGACGCTCTCAAGTCAGACATTTCACTCCAGCTCATAGCTCATGAGGAGGTCTGCAAAAAAACATGCTGATTTATACACTAAATATTCTCTGTTTAAAGCACAACAAGTCTGTTAAACGACGCTGTGCTTCATCACATCATGAACAACGTCGAAGCGACGAAGTATAACAGAGTTTCTGTACCGGAGTCGGACATCGAGCTTGTTGTCCTCATGGTCGTCTCCTTCTCCAGCTGAATGTCTTGAAGTGCAAATATGGATGTAgctgagaaggagagagggggagagagagagagttagtgacCTTATAGActcttacatttacacacagacatggcTTCAATCtggtgaagggggtgtggcctttgtgctgtcactctcagtgaaggaggtgtggcctttgtgctgtcactctcagtgaaggaggagcGGCCTTTGTGCTGTCactctcagtgaaggaggtgaaAGAGGCAAATTCTTTGTGCCTGTCAGTCAGAGTGGTACATACCCCCCATCTCTGATACTAGCCTAAGTGTTTATGTGTAAAATGTATCAAATTTATATGAAGTAAAGGACTAAGCACTGAAAAGCTCAGAAATTTCATGAACAATTTATGACAAAACGCACGgtattatattgtgtgtgtgtgtgtgtgtgtgtgtccacttaCTGTCAGGCAGTGTGAGAACTCTCTCTCCCAGACAATGAAAATATGAGTGTCTCATCGCTTCCTCTGCAGATATGCGCTTCTTTCCTTCAAACTGTAACGACATTGCAGgaacaatgaaacacacacacacaattgtactGACTGCCacacagaatataaataatgtagaaCTAACAGTGTACACAGTAGACTATAAAACACAGTGACTAACTTGTTGGAACATTATTGCAtatcattaaacacacaaacactgggtTTTAAACTCCTAGAGCAGGTTAtcataaacaccacacacagagaagTCTGGTGTTTGATGTGGGTCAGTGTCAATAGCACTGTATTGCTTCAGcagccaaacacacactggaTCAGAAGTTCACAAACAGGAAGCTGatgaactaatatatatatatatatatatattaaagattTCATTATAGAAACTAGCCTTGAGAAATCAGCTTTTATTATTAGAGACATCACTCTTTTCATTTTGCAACATTCTGTACCTGCAGCAGTTTGGACAGGAGGTCTACTCCATCATTGTCCAGCctggaaaagaggaagaaagagcaACAGATTCAGAGATCGAAACAGGAATGGTTGAAAggttgtgtagtttgtgtagtgtaggttgtgtagtttgtgtagtgtaggttgtgtagtttgtgtagtgtaggttgtgtagtgtaggtTGTGTAGTTTGACAGTCAATGGAACAGTCAGGAGCAAAATCAACTCGCTAACCCTGAGCACAGTCCATCAGCCGAGACACGTTTGTATGACGTTTTCCTCTGTGCTTTAAATAGCTAACATGGAATGAAAGTCTGAAACATGAAACATCCTTTCTATAGCTGGGCCTGCCCCACACCACACGCAGTTCTTCACCCAGGattcttttgctttaattaatgattaaaaatgatgtgtgatgctattaaaaaaacttttttccacCCATTTCATGTTCAGTAAGCACATCCTGGTCAGCGTGTCAGTGGATGGCAaaagccacaaacacacaccatacacacacacacaaagcatacatacacacatcatacacaccatatacacacacacaccatacaccccatacacaaacacacacacacacacccacccacaccactGTGTCAAGAAGAACCTAAAACTCAACCAAACGAGACCTGGAGCACGGGATCCAGCCTTGGAGCTTTGTAATGCCACATTCAGCACATTAAATTTTGCCCCCACTCCTAATGTCTGAAAGCATCAGGTTTAAGGGAGGTTTAAGCAAACCTGCTTTCGTCTGTACCAAAGTGACATTTGGCCTTTaatttgttgttgctgctgcatGAAAAAGATCATTATTCTTAATGAGACTAGCCTGGTTaaacaaaagataaaataatatcaAGTCTTAAATGCTTTTTGGGAAATCCTTCCCCCCCAAAGTCAAGGCTATAGCAGAGTATGCTGTActttagggatgtggtagcttaggggttggactactgatcggaaaggccaggagtttgaatcccaggtccaccaagctccattgctgggcccctgagagtggcccttaaccctcagttgctcagttgtataaattaaaaattcgctctggataaaggtttccgctaaatgccagaaatgtaaatgtactgagCAAAGAAGCTGCAGAATCTCTTTTATACCGAGGGGTGTGGTTGTGTAGGCAGTCGGCACGGTAACGGGGGTAGTTGTAGGAGATGAATTCTTCATTGGAGGTTATTCCAGGCCAGGTTTCTTCTGTAGGTGTCCCTGAGAGAAGCAGTACGGAGAGTTAGAAACACTGCAGAGAGCCGAGAGGTAGAAGACTGAGTAAAAACTGTCTGATTTATTGCCAGGTCCTTCAGAGAAAGGTGAAGGATGAAATACAACGAGAAGCGCAGTACCTAGCAGTTTGAAGATAAAGTGCAGCTCCTCCTCCACCGTGGATCCGGGGAACAGCGGCCGACCCGTAGCCATCTCGTAGAAGATACATCCGACGCCCCTGCAACAAAGCAAATCGTTGCTGCTTGTTTCTCCGGCACATGGataagaaaaatgaataaacagacaAGGACTGACCACATGTCGATCTGGGTGGAGTAATCCGTGCTGCCCAATAGGATGTCCGGTGGGCGATACCACAGAGTCACCACTTCGTTCGAGTAAGTCTTGGTGGGAATCGACTTGGCTCGAGCCAGACCTACAAACAAAAGAATGCTAACAGAAATGCTAGCAGTTTTGGATATCGCGCTATATAAGTCAGTCATATTTACAACTGGTCTGACCAGTGCTTTATCTGAATAGCTGTAAATGTGTCCCTTGTGAAAATAcaatgaaatcaaatctggtttatatTGTAGTTGAAGCCTTGAGTCATTTTCCTGAAGCTTGACTTTCACTTTTGGTTTAAAGAATTCATTCAATGGAGCCATCTGGGTGTGTTGCCTGGCCGAGTCGTACTTAATTTACACACAATTGAGCAAACGTATCTGGAATCCTGGCttcagaaaatgaatgtgtGCGTTGTCTCTCGTTAGTGTGAAACGCAAGTCCTCACTGGACTGAGTGGGTGTCTGAGTGGACCTGATTTAATGCATTTCGGTTCAATAGCCCATGTTAAACACTTTTAATTTGTTTGAGTGTGGATGATGTCATTCtctgagcgtgtgtgcgtgtgtgtgcgtgtgtgtcgtaCAGACCGAAGTCAGCCAGTTTGAGCTCCCCGCGGTCATTGATGAGGAGATTCTGGGGTTTGAGGTCTCGATGGAGGACTTTGCGTCTGTGACAGTAGTTCAGTCCTCGCAAAAGCTGGAACAagaagagctaaaaaaaaaaaaaaaacccacagcatTTAAACAGCAATCATACAGCAGAGTAAAATGCATCAGCGGTTACATAAGTAATGAAGAATCAGCTCTAGAGGCGAAGGTTTGACTCGTCGTAGTCAGACGAGGGAAAAGCAGAGCTGCTGTAAAATGGAGCAATGCGGTAATTCTCACCTTCACGTTGTGCATGTGGATGCAGTTCCCGCAGTCATCCAGATACTGTTTCAGGTCTTTATCCTAAATagcacacaaatgaacacagttACAGTGCTGGAGTTTCTGTGCTACTAACCATAGGACAGGAATTTAAACCCCATACGGTCATGCTGCTTTTCTCTCACGTTGATATAAAGTATTGGAGGCTTTgagctactgattggaaggtagtaagatcaaataaaatattaaaggggTTTTCACGTAAGTCCCGTCCTCGTTAAGGAACCGATCGTTGTTGGTTCCGATGTTACCATAAAAtaggggttcaagccccagcacagccaagctgccactgctgggcccttgagcaaggccctcaaccctccctgctccaggtgccctgtatcatagctgctaCTGCACTCTGACACCAACCTcttcagttggggtatgtgaagaaaagaattccactgtgctgtaatgtatatgtggcgatgataaaggcttctatgcccccgttctattctattctattattattcattcatcaatACATACACAGGAAATCTGTTATTTATGCCACTTTTGTCAGAATTTACtagcataaataaaacaaaataagattTTAATGTCAAATCTGTGTTTGAGACTCATGCAGATCAGTTTCTGGTGTATGGCTCAGCAGCCTGCTTGCATGACTGAATACAACTGAAGCAGGAGCATCACATCAAGTTGGCCAGTGACTGGACTACACCTGAGGAACTGGgattcaaatcccagcaccgaCTGTGTCCAGTCTCTTTGGATAAAGGtttcaaatgaaaagaaaaaataaaagtgcattGCGATCGATCCGTGATGATCTGTTCCAGCAGCATGATTTCGTTGCCTTGACGACAACTCGTGGAAATGATGCTCAGTTAGTTCAGGGGGTCgatgaaaggaaaagaaagctgAATTCAATAATGCAAAATGGGAGCATGAGGAAACGCTGGTTTTACTGCCTATTCTGATGAAATAGTGTTGCTAAAGCCAATGCTTTCAATTCTTCctattaaaagaaagaaaaacatttaattgtcAGTTTCCCTGATCACAAGGATTTGTAAAATTGATCCTGAAAGCCAGAGAGACTCTCATAAAATTCCTCCATGTTGTCCGTTTACAGCAGAAATCTGCTCTCGTCAGTGACAGGAAGAGATTAAGCTTTACTTCCATGTTgtcttggggggaaaaaagcattcCTCAAATTAATAAACAGATCTGCCAGACATGTTAATGTCagtttgtgcatttgtgtgtgtgtgatagtggtAGATGTCTTCAGTCCTCTATTTTGCATGTGTGACTCACTAGGTATTCGAACACGAGCGTCAGAGACTTCTGGGTGTGGATGATGTCATGCAGAGTCACAATGTTGGCATGTTTGAGATCCTTCAGCAGGGAaactagtgtgtgtgaaagagagagaaagagagagggattaAAGACTGAAACAAATCAATTTTCTATACAGATTattgataattttttttgtctgtacaaCAATACAAGTTAAGAAGTTACTTGATTTAAAATTCTGGGAGATGTACAACACGATGTATACATATTTATGTACAATTATTACAGCAGTATGTCTCCAAAATAACCGTTTCCTCTACAGCTTCCTGTTTCCCTTCTTTTCGGgtcaataataaaacatttagaaaaaactgttacaaagcaccgTCACTGGggacaaaaatattaaatcgGTCATAATCTCACGGTATCCTTCACCAAATCGATGAttacattcattcagtcattcattttctaccgcttatctgaacttcacggggagcctgtgcctatctcaggcgtcatcgggcagcaaggcaggatacaccctggacagagtgcccacccatcgcagggcacacacactctcattcactcatgcaatcacacactacagacaattttccagagatgccaatcaacctaccatgcatgtctttggaccgggggaggaaaccggagtacccagaggaaacccccgaggcacggggagaacatgcaaactccacacacacaaggtggaggtgggaatcgaacccccaaccctggaggtgtgaggcgaacatgctaatcACTGAGCCACCATTCCCCCCCTCGATGATTACACACCATTATAAATTCATGTAAGTGGAACGTCTGCGATATAAGAGGTCCATGTCCTGGTTCTGACTCACCCTCTCTGATGGCAGTGCAGGGAGCTCCCTCCTCATGTTCCAGACGGATCTCCTTGAGAGCCACGAGGTTATCGGTTAGCTTACTGCGACCTTTATACACCGTGGCGTATGTTCCCTGAAAAGCGGTTAAAAGTCATTTAACATTTACGCACTGGATGTAAAGTAGAACATGCTGTAAAcgcacttaataataataacaacaagaaGGATATTCAGACACACGTATGTAATATAAACACTGTATTTTCtggacaacaaaataaaaatgaatccaTTTCCTTTCATAAGCCTGCCTTGTAAAAGTAGTACGGATTTCACTGGAGGTTAGAAGCCGGTTATGAAgcatataagaaaataataataaggtttCGATACATGTCCAAATGTACGCAGACGCAGGTATTTCTTCCCCAAACTTCCGTCGTTGTGTTTCAAGGGGGATCTGGTTTTCTTCCCTTAGTTCAAAGACATGTACGGTAGGATGGTACAGCATCTCTAAATggcagtgtgtgaatgggtgtgtagAAAGATAGAGATAGACGTTACCGGAAAGAGTCcccagggaaatgttgaaggcttctgtgtaggataaacattacagagaaatggatggatggacaaacgGACAGACAGAACGTCTTTGTACGCTGTAGAACCAATAGGACTAAACCTGCTCCAGCGTCACACTGTCCCTGAGCGCGAAGCAAGCACCTGAACACTTTGGAAATGAACTGTGACCTTAATACATCTTTCTTAACCAAATTCCCTGTGTGCATCAAGGCCTAGTTTAAAATACAGCAGCAGGAGAACGATAAGCTGCTTGTTGTCTGTGGTCAGAAAATGAagagaatttatatttataataagagggttttttttgttttgttttttaaatactcaAGCAATATTGAAATTCAGAAAATACAGCATTCATCTGTGGTGAAAACTagagtaagtaagtaaataaataaatacctacCTCTCCTAGTTTATCCAGTTTCACATAAGTTTCCAGCTTCCCAAAACCAATTTCtgactgaaaacaaaaacatcggCAGTACTTTAGAATTAGCGTGATGCCTCTGGCCACGGCGTCCCGTCGGCTCGATTAATTAACAGTATTAAATAtcgagtaataaaaaaaaaacaaacaggcacATTATAAAATTCTGAAGCTAAAACATTTTGCAATGGAATATCCGGAACGCTGACGGAATCATTTAATATAAGACTaggtttcagaaaaaaacatcacGTGATATTTCACGTGTACTCAAGTTGTTATATAATATTTCAACCAATTTTTCATAACACATTGTCAAAACTTAACACTAATCCGTTTACGTATACTAGGCCAAACCGTGTGTATTCCAGGACCTTTAATACGTCTGCAGCTTTTTAGTACACGTGCTAAAAGTCATGTTTTTGAGATACCCTACTCTCAAATTACAATTCGGGTATTTGCATTAGAAGACAGATATAATGATTTCGTCTGTCGCTGGAAAGACTTTTTGCTCTGCATTTAAAAGGAGACTTTCCATTTTTTCAGTACGAGTGACTTTACGGTCAGATTATAATGGTTACAAGTGCTGATAATGTGGAGCGGTGTGTTCTGTACTGCGACCCTGAATACATAAGGCATGGAGACAAATCTAGACTGAGTcagatgaatgagagagagagcgagagagagagagagagagagagagagagagagatggagagcaCAGAGGAGAAGACAGTACAGAATTATCTGTGAGCACATGCAATAATTAGTAGAGCACAGTAAATAATCAGGACAGAATGAGATCAGAGTGTCAGAGAGATGAGCGAGTGACGTGGAGGCAAGCGAGAGAGACGAGCGAGTGACGAGGGGGCAAGACAGAGAGACGAGCGAGTGACGAGGGGGCAAGACAGAGAGACGAGCGAGTGACGAGGGGGCAAGACAGAGAGACGAGCGAGTGACGAGGGGGCAAGACAGAGAGACGAGCGAGTGACGAGGGGGCAAGACAGAGAGACGAGCGAGTGACGAGGGGGCAAGACAGAGAGACGAGCGAGTGACGAGGGGGCAAGACAGAGAGACGAGCGAGTGACGAGGGGGCAAGACAGAGAGACGAGCGAGTGACGAGGGGGCAAGACAGAGAGACGAGCGAGTGACGAGGGGGCAAGACAGAGAGACGAGCGAGTGACGAGGGGGCAAGACAGAGAGACGAGCGAGTGACGAGGGGGCAAGACAGAGAGACGAGCGAGTGACGAGGGGGCAAGACAGAGAGACGAGCGAGTGACGAGGGGGCAAGTACTGGTACAGAATGAGAGACATCAGCTCAGAGAAAAGCAGAGCATTTGTGAgtaggacagagagagaaatcagaaaGCTTCGTTACCAGAGAGACTCTACGCAGTCGTCTACTCAGTGGTTTATCGAACAGCGGGCTGTTTAGACTGAACTTCTCCAGGTAGCCGTCTGGAAGACGAATGTCAGCCGGCAGAGACAGCCTCTTATTTATGTCCttggggaaacacacacacacacacacttaaccaaTACAATCCTGAATGTTTAATTACAATGCATATCTATAAGCAACCGTCTGATCCGGTGAACCTGCTGATTCTAATTAGcattaaaaagagagaaatgactAATCGACAAATCTCTATTAACCTACAAAATCCACACTGATGCAGGATTTAAACCCAAACAAGTCGGCATCAGatggaaaacacacaaagtccagtgtgaataatttaaaatgataatCTATCCATCTGTCAACGTGAATTAACGCAGTTTTATTGTAGGTCCTGCCGTGCAGCTGTTCGTGTGCAGCTCAGAGGAAAACAATAATGTCTCTTTATTTGCCCATCACCACCACATCCATCATTCTGAGAGCCATAAACAGGTCCAGCAGAAGCAAgtggaagaagaggaggaggaggaggtggtttGCGGAGGCGCTGAAGTACCTCAGTGGAAATTTTGCGGCCTGCGTTGTTGCGCATCCTCACGCGGACCGGGCTGTGAACCTCGTCGGAGGATGTGGCCGATGCCTGGTCGCTTTCTCCGTCGGAGCCCATCTTCACGTCCTCGTGGACGATCTCTGTGAGCGCATGGGACAAAAATACACGGTTTACGCTGCCGTCATCCTGCGTCTACATTACAGTGAGGTGGTTAAAACTTGGCCTTGACTTTGCCCCAGAGATCTGACAAATCATcgctacacacaaacaagcaaaatggCTGAAAAAGGGCAACAAACAAAGGGCTCATTTGCATGTTTCAGCTTCCTGCAATATCAGCATTGTAAAGGTCGATGTTGTAAGAATGATTAACGAACACACGGCTGGACAAATGACTAATCGACAAATCTCGAAAAATCCTGAGGTTTTTATTTGAACTAATTAtttgtaatgtatttattttctttatatacgTGAGCAGGATGCAGGAGAGGTACAGAccaatttgtgtgtgtccaTTATTTACTTTAGGTCAGTTACCTCGATGCTTCTACATACCTCTTGGTTCCGGAAAGATCTCCAGGCTTCCTATGCACGCTAGTAACTATTCATTCTATCAGATTGTGCCTCGTGGAGGGGTGTAGTTCAGCCGGCGGTCAGATACAGATAGTTACGGCATTGTTGTGCGATGTAAATTATAAAAGCGCGTTACGTTTAGACACACGAACCAAACGAAAGGTTTTGTTATGCAAAAGTGACCAAGAATCCGGgacttattttttccccccactgaACCTAATCTCTTAAACGGGTCGATAGAAAAACATTTGCCTtcgctatacaaataatataattttctgAAAACTGCTCTGGTTTGGTGAGGAGAGCTTCTGCAGCAGcactgatgtaaaaaaaatacattattaataaatgtgcttaaaaataaatcaccctGAGTGCTTTCTCTAATCCTGAGCCTAAAACTttttaaaaggataaaaaaaaaaaaaaaagaccacgGCAACCTCTTCATCGTCATCGGCAAAGCTTTTTGGCAGAGCAAAGCCAAGGACGTGCTGTGATTTAAGTGCTGCAAATTTAACACATCCACGATCTGCAGTGTTGCTCAGCTCTTTTCCTGCCCTCATCATCTCTCACCTTAccattgtgcgtgtgtgtgtgtgtcttttacccacatacacacacacacaaataaaaaggaGCTGAGGCAATGCCCTTTAATGCAATCAGTGTATACATCTGTACTGCGAAGGAGTGTGGACACGTCTGAGTGGATGCGAACCTTTATGAGAAGTgtgaggagggagagagacagcatgtgtgtgtgtgtgtgtgtgtgtgtaccgagGCGCGTGGTGTGGTTGAGATAGGAGCTGAGGCTGCGGCCCAGGCTGCGTGGCCGGTGCAGAGCGCTGCTGTAGGACTGTAGGAGCGAGTGCATGCTGAATGAGCCGCCTGCTCCTCTCACTGAACCACGCAGAGTGGCATTACCCCCGCCTGGCATGGCCtctgggagagagggagaggagagaggagcgCACACAGGGAGGACAGGAAGGGAGGAGAGGACATGAGGGGATAGGAATATAAACAGATGGGGAATAATTTGAGAAGatgtaagacagagagagaaagagtgtgtgtgtgtgtgtgtgtgtgtgtgtgtgtgtatgtgtgtgagagagagagagagagagagagagagagagagagagtgtgtgtatgagagagagagtgacagcaacagagacagagggagtgagtgagtaagagaaagagagagagaaagtgagagagagagggagagagagcgagagtgtgagtgagtgcgtaagagagtgtgtgtgagagagagaaggcaagATAAGAAAttcaaatgatgatgatgatgatgatgaaataaaGGAAACAGGAAGAAACATCAGGATAggaggaagggaaaaaagaaagaggggaAACAGGCAAATTAAAATCAAACCAAATCAACAgggaaaagcaaaaacattccCAAAGCATGCAGCAAAACCTCTTTTACACAAAAACGCTGttgttagtaaaaaaaaaaaaaaaagagaaagaaacctaaataaataaataaacaaacaaacaaatctgtaaaaaaaatcaatcaaacagCAATGCCAAAAACAGGGGATGTACGAACGAGTTcgctctttttttcctttttttttaaagctcatATTTTTCATGCTGTCACAAATTGGTGTTTCGTGTCATGCTGTTGAAACATAAAGAGCAGCAATCCATCACGAGGTGAAATGGCCTCGGCCTGGCTGAGCGAGGGTTGGACCAAAGCCACAACAAAATGGctttagcaaaaataaataaataaataaataaataaataaataaaaagggggCGATTGAGCTGCAATCTTTCAAGGCCAAGCAATAAAACCACAACCCGAGGCTAGTCATCATGTGGAGTCTAAATACAATATAACCCGAACGTTTTATTGTGCTCTAACGTATGATTTATTATTCTAAACACACAATACTCTGAGTTAATATTGTGCTCATATCTTTCATGCTGTGACTAATACGGTTATAGTCAGAATCATATTAGCGTACGTTATTGCTGGGGCTTTTAGGTCAGGATTAGTTCAGTTTGCAGCCATATTGCTAGCACTAATTCACTGACTGTTCCAGCATCTCAGATACATTAGCATATTTGAGGTCGCGCATCAACTGCGCATTGATTACGTTGTACAGAAAAAGCTCCCGTTTCTAAAAACAGCACGTAATTCTGTGTTTCTGCCTGCTCGACAAAAATcgagataaataaatgatttttctcCAAGCAAAGCACGTGATTGGTCAGAGCAGAGGAGCCGTGCTGAGATAAAGCATGCTGACTGGTCAGAAGCCAAGCTCGGTGAAACCCTTTGTGCGTACGTGACCGATCGGACCGCGTCACAGCCGTCTCGGTACATGCTTGAGTCTCGTGGTCAGGCATCATGCAGGGGCGCCCCCAAGGGGTGGCCAGTGGTGGCCACGGTTACCCCTGTATAAACTCTGGCCACCCCTGTGGCCACCCCAGTATGAATTTGAATTGGAATGCAGAATGAAAATTCACAATAGTTcatgaagtgaaaaataaataaacaaataaataaataaaatgaagcacaCGCTGCAGCCACCAAAAAAGATTGTAGATTGATTGGCGCCATCAGAGTAGCTGtttcacccccc
Proteins encoded in this window:
- the cdk16 gene encoding cyclin-dependent kinase 16 isoform X1, translated to MERVRKIKRQLSMTLRGGNTGDKNMTESISSQDTGAHSDSEAMPGGGNATLRGSVRGAGGSFSMHSLLQSYSSALHRPRSLGRSLSSYLNHTTRLEIVHEDVKMGSDGESDQASATSSDEVHSPVRVRMRNNAGRKISTEDINKRLSLPADIRLPDGYLEKFSLNSPLFDKPLSRRLRRVSLSEIGFGKLETYVKLDKLGEGTYATVYKGRSKLTDNLVALKEIRLEHEEGAPCTAIREVSLLKDLKHANIVTLHDIIHTQKSLTLVFEYLDKDLKQYLDDCGNCIHMHNVKLFLFQLLRGLNYCHRRKVLHRDLKPQNLLINDRGELKLADFGLARAKSIPTKTYSNEVVTLWYRPPDILLGSTDYSTQIDMWGVGCIFYEMATGRPLFPGSTVEEELHFIFKLLGTPTEETWPGITSNEEFISYNYPRYRADCLHNHTPRLDNDGVDLLSKLLQFEGKKRISAEEAMRHSYFHCLGERVLTLPDTTSIFALQDIQLEKETTMRTTSSMSDSVNSISQRQSLLF
- the cdk16 gene encoding cyclin-dependent kinase 16 isoform X2; its protein translation is MERVRKIKRQLSMTLRGGNTGDKNMTESISSQDTGAHSDSEIVHEDVKMGSDGESDQASATSSDEVHSPVRVRMRNNAGRKISTEDINKRLSLPADIRLPDGYLEKFSLNSPLFDKPLSRRLRRVSLSEIGFGKLETYVKLDKLGEGTYATVYKGRSKLTDNLVALKEIRLEHEEGAPCTAIREVSLLKDLKHANIVTLHDIIHTQKSLTLVFEYLDKDLKQYLDDCGNCIHMHNVKLFLFQLLRGLNYCHRRKVLHRDLKPQNLLINDRGELKLADFGLARAKSIPTKTYSNEVVTLWYRPPDILLGSTDYSTQIDMWGVGCIFYEMATGRPLFPGSTVEEELHFIFKLLGTPTEETWPGITSNEEFISYNYPRYRADCLHNHTPRLDNDGVDLLSKLLQFEGKKRISAEEAMRHSYFHCLGERVLTLPDTTSIFALQDIQLEKETTMRTTSSMSDSVNSISQRQSLLF